Proteins found in one Limnobaculum xujianqingii genomic segment:
- a CDS encoding gp53-like domain-containing protein, with the protein MNNPMPPINTPDNKFHDGNPLTGAQGTIVTADFMNNTQSSVINVQTELKNILTAANIQASDTQTDQVLQSLRSLFMQCDNNFNDINDIATARQNLNLKDAALRSVGTGVNQIPDMSSFSSSVGTGGSLGAAGFQRLPGGYIRQWGTSVANASGDVTINYPVAFSVKPDAVYFGYKQSSVPTAIQSIIVNDAASSNIGAVCRAYKIDGTGVITGSTNAFYWVAEGKI; encoded by the coding sequence ATGAACAATCCTATGCCACCTATCAACACCCCGGACAATAAATTCCATGATGGAAATCCGTTAACTGGCGCTCAGGGGACAATTGTCACCGCTGATTTCATGAATAACACACAATCATCTGTTATTAATGTTCAGACTGAGTTAAAAAACATATTAACAGCCGCAAATATCCAAGCTAGTGATACTCAAACAGATCAAGTATTACAATCATTACGTTCATTATTTATGCAATGTGATAATAATTTTAATGATATTAATGATATAGCTACTGCCCGTCAAAATCTTAACTTGAAAGATGCCGCGCTCCGGAGCGTTGGCACTGGTGTGAATCAGATTCCTGATATGTCTTCGTTCAGCTCAAGCGTTGGCACGGGCGGAAGTTTGGGCGCTGCTGGCTTTCAGCGCCTCCCCGGTGGGTATATTCGACAATGGGGAACATCTGTTGCTAATGCCAGCGGCGACGTAACAATAAACTATCCAGTTGCTTTTTCGGTAAAACCGGATGCGGTTTACTTTGGATATAAGCAGTCGTCAGTGCCAACAGCCATACAGTCAATTATTGTCAATGATGCTGCGTCTTCTAATATTGGAGCAGTTTGTCGCGCTTATAAAATTGATGGGACAGGAGTCATTACGGGCAGTACTAATGCATTTTATTGGGTCGCAGAAGGAAAAATATAA
- a CDS encoding tail fiber assembly protein, whose amino-acid sequence MMFYYSKEMNAFYLADGKDNYLSAGTWPADAVGVSLDIFNEFSDVPPEGKIRVAGQDGLPKWQDIPPLTKEQSIEFAEVEKSRQISSVNNYINSKQWPGKAAIGRLKDDELMQYNLWLDYLDALEAIDIIQAPDIKWPQKP is encoded by the coding sequence ATAATGTTTTATTACAGTAAAGAAATGAACGCATTTTATCTGGCAGACGGTAAAGATAACTATCTTTCTGCTGGAACATGGCCTGCTGATGCCGTTGGCGTTTCACTAGATATTTTTAACGAATTTTCTGATGTGCCACCAGAAGGCAAAATTCGTGTAGCTGGTCAGGATGGATTACCTAAATGGCAAGACATTCCACCCCTTACGAAAGAGCAATCAATAGAATTTGCTGAAGTAGAAAAAAGTCGTCAAATTAGTAGTGTAAATAATTACATAAACAGTAAACAATGGCCCGGAAAAGCAGCAATCGGTAGACTAAAAGACGATGAACTGATGCAATACAATTTGTGGCTGGATTATCTCGACGCCTTGGAAGCAATAGATATAATTCAAGCTCCTGATATAAAGTGGCCCCAAAAACCATAA
- a CDS encoding RHS repeat-associated core domain-containing protein, which yields MQYTSRRYAKKIASVHPAPLPTPHISLVVDIFDYLPIIGATTTIHGLKRTVAGTEGKVIHIPIGTWAPPYAAPMGPQKDDELFMGSRTVIVDGDPLTYRLLPTLSCNIVGIPAPFRPRQKDKPIPKALSLPLTANIALPHNVHVGGIPTISMMAMAMKAGLGAFKRLKKTKGFKNAMDKFKSLRQKLFKNMDSGFFKCKVLRAEPVDIRDRSVSLQHIDFTVSGRFPLNWVRYYSSANIDEDGYCGLGWRTLADTALHYHQQQGYWQIELPDGPLGFMETPKAAGRSHAVYGVPAGQLWYEQDQQGTHWLVEADDVIWRFTDQSKQISPYNVLHVSKLEDRNGNQWQFIYQNDQLVKLVEHSNIDATGREIIVTTEQHRILQMSLYDTHQSDDSQYELVTYEYDGFRQLFHHIDNQGYARQFLYQDNYYLCAHRDRLGQTFYYEYDDNKAVIRAWGDGGLYDYHFNWIEECKELEVTNSLGHTSLIRFSEDGIPVCEIDPEGGATFFAYDDWGRTVMVTEPGGRKTQWEYDEQGNLVKESVNGETEFSVIYQNNQPITITDTGGGVWQYEYDSRNNPTKLTNPLQISQQYRYDDLGQQIETIYPNGASELFCYTPLGFLLTRTDTAQQVTTYRTDYRGNLLEETNPLGHIIRYRYDGKDRLIRVDGFNQKPVHIAYDAEDQVIAYRDEAGLETQLTYNGTGEVTGCRTPDGEWIRYYYDTEDQLTGVENQRNQRWQIKRDSLGRIIEEVDYWGQSRHYQYDLNNHMVASRDALGDTLNFRYDRQGNLIEKRHNDMPLTQYQYNARRQITACHNPWRKLEWSYDNAGRLTEESQDGFVIQHRYNAAGQYTGRVSDMGNEITLGYNSAGQLSDIQLNQDEPIAFDYDELGRVKQEKFTETLRRELDYNEQSYITAQRVFSDTQPLFETIYQYDSVGHLTKRQDSLWGTDTYHYDKVGRLVTHSDPLGKIKTFVFDAAGNRLKDVVQQRYHRDEDGEALYRDSTLDGVRYVYDRVGQLVKRQRDGGEAEQFVWNESRQLIAYQKNGISTEYAYDGLGRRICKKTPERVSWYFWQGDALLAEAEKPIDFITEPDNNSDITQPCLLTRANSEQFRQAQLKCLFEDLREYVYYPGSFRPLALIDNQQRQKTSYYYHCDINGAPLRLTDAAGHIVWSERSGVWGEKGTVYANQIHNPLRFQGQYFDEESGLHYNRYRYYDPVSGGYVSQDPIGLAGGLNIYAYTPNALSWIDPLGLSCSTDAKKLGDNLGNRPTVNYRAHHMVMSNSKDVRMRWLRRKMDNLGLDINDAKNGVWLPKNSASRLPNTSATAHGGEGVHGNAYKQYVWDALKDTRTKEEFEAGLASIKNALENGMIFPRA from the coding sequence ATGCAATATACATCGCGTCGTTATGCAAAAAAAATCGCGTCGGTACACCCTGCGCCATTGCCAACGCCGCATATTTCTTTAGTGGTTGATATTTTCGATTATCTGCCAATTATTGGGGCAACGACAACCATTCATGGATTAAAAAGAACCGTAGCAGGAACGGAAGGAAAAGTAATTCATATCCCAATTGGTACCTGGGCACCGCCTTATGCTGCCCCCATGGGACCACAAAAGGATGATGAACTGTTTATGGGAAGCCGCACAGTGATTGTTGATGGTGACCCGCTTACTTACCGTTTATTACCAACGCTAAGCTGTAATATTGTCGGTATCCCCGCGCCATTTCGCCCGAGACAAAAAGATAAGCCCATACCTAAAGCGTTGAGCTTACCGCTTACCGCTAATATTGCCTTACCCCACAATGTTCATGTAGGGGGAATTCCCACCATAAGCATGATGGCTATGGCTATGAAGGCTGGTTTAGGCGCTTTTAAACGTCTTAAGAAGACCAAGGGCTTTAAAAATGCCATGGATAAATTTAAGAGCCTCCGCCAAAAATTGTTTAAAAACATGGATAGCGGTTTCTTTAAATGCAAAGTTTTACGCGCGGAGCCGGTTGATATTCGTGATCGCAGTGTGAGTTTACAGCACATTGACTTCACGGTGAGTGGCCGCTTTCCGTTAAATTGGGTTCGATACTATAGTTCCGCTAATATTGATGAGGACGGGTACTGTGGTCTTGGCTGGCGTACTCTGGCAGACACTGCTTTGCATTACCATCAGCAACAAGGTTACTGGCAGATTGAGCTACCTGATGGCCCACTTGGTTTTATGGAAACACCGAAAGCAGCGGGTCGGTCCCATGCTGTTTATGGTGTACCTGCGGGGCAGCTTTGGTATGAACAAGATCAACAGGGCACTCATTGGTTGGTGGAAGCCGATGATGTTATTTGGCGTTTTACCGATCAAAGTAAGCAAATATCTCCATATAACGTTCTTCATGTTTCAAAATTGGAAGACAGGAACGGTAATCAGTGGCAGTTTATTTATCAAAATGATCAACTTGTTAAGTTAGTTGAACATAGCAACATTGATGCTACCGGGCGAGAGATAATCGTTACAACGGAACAGCATCGTATTTTACAGATGTCTCTGTATGACACGCATCAATCTGATGACAGTCAATATGAACTGGTCACTTATGAATATGATGGTTTTCGTCAGCTATTTCACCATATCGATAATCAGGGCTACGCCCGGCAGTTTCTCTATCAGGATAATTATTATCTGTGTGCCCATCGGGATCGACTGGGGCAAACTTTCTATTATGAATATGATGATAATAAAGCCGTTATCCGCGCCTGGGGTGATGGCGGGCTTTATGATTACCACTTTAACTGGATTGAAGAGTGTAAAGAGCTTGAAGTAACAAATTCACTCGGCCATACCTCGTTAATTCGTTTCAGTGAAGATGGGATACCAGTATGTGAGATAGACCCAGAAGGCGGTGCAACCTTTTTTGCCTACGATGACTGGGGCCGCACGGTGATGGTAACGGAACCCGGTGGCAGAAAAACTCAATGGGAATACGATGAACAGGGGAATCTGGTTAAAGAGTCAGTTAATGGCGAAACTGAATTTTCTGTTATTTACCAGAATAATCAGCCGATAACCATTACCGATACTGGCGGTGGAGTCTGGCAATATGAGTATGACTCCCGGAATAATCCGACTAAATTGACTAACCCGCTTCAGATTAGCCAGCAGTATCGCTATGACGATTTAGGGCAGCAAATTGAAACTATCTATCCCAACGGTGCATCGGAGTTATTTTGCTATACCCCGTTGGGTTTTCTCCTGACCAGAACTGACACAGCACAACAGGTAACAACATACCGTACTGACTACCGTGGCAACCTGCTCGAAGAAACTAACCCATTAGGTCATATCATCCGTTATCGCTACGATGGTAAGGACCGGTTAATACGCGTTGATGGTTTCAATCAAAAGCCAGTGCATATTGCTTATGATGCCGAAGATCAGGTAATTGCTTACCGTGATGAAGCCGGGCTTGAAACTCAATTAACCTATAACGGTACCGGTGAAGTTACCGGTTGTCGCACACCAGACGGTGAATGGATCCGCTACTACTACGATACTGAAGACCAACTGACTGGCGTTGAAAACCAGCGTAACCAGCGCTGGCAAATTAAACGAGACAGCCTGGGGCGCATTATTGAAGAGGTTGATTACTGGGGGCAAAGCCGCCATTACCAGTACGACCTGAATAACCATATGGTGGCAAGCCGTGATGCATTGGGTGATACGCTGAATTTCCGCTATGACCGACAGGGAAATCTGATAGAAAAACGTCACAATGATATGCCGTTAACACAGTATCAGTATAACGCCAGACGGCAGATCACTGCATGTCATAACCCGTGGCGAAAACTGGAGTGGTCATATGATAACGCCGGGCGCTTAACCGAAGAGTCGCAGGACGGTTTTGTTATTCAGCATCGTTATAACGCGGCGGGGCAATACACGGGCCGCGTTAGCGATATGGGCAATGAGATAACGCTGGGCTATAACTCAGCGGGTCAATTGAGTGACATTCAGCTTAATCAGGATGAGCCAATAGCGTTTGATTATGATGAGCTGGGGCGGGTTAAACAGGAAAAATTCACGGAAACACTGAGGCGAGAGCTGGACTACAATGAGCAAAGTTACATTACCGCTCAACGGGTTTTCAGCGATACCCAGCCGTTATTTGAAACGATTTATCAGTATGACAGCGTGGGCCATTTAACTAAACGGCAGGATAGCCTGTGGGGGACTGATACTTATCATTACGATAAGGTGGGCCGTCTGGTCACCCATTCCGATCCGCTGGGTAAAATCAAAACCTTTGTTTTTGATGCGGCGGGTAATCGCCTGAAAGATGTGGTTCAGCAACGTTATCACCGGGATGAAGATGGCGAAGCGCTCTATCGTGACAGTACGCTGGATGGCGTTCGCTATGTTTATGATCGGGTGGGGCAGTTGGTTAAACGTCAGCGTGATGGCGGTGAAGCAGAACAGTTTGTATGGAATGAAAGCCGGCAGCTAATCGCTTATCAAAAGAATGGGATATCGACAGAATACGCTTATGATGGTCTGGGTCGACGCATCTGTAAGAAAACGCCTGAACGGGTGAGTTGGTATTTCTGGCAGGGAGATGCTTTGCTGGCTGAGGCTGAAAAGCCGATTGATTTTATTACTGAACCTGACAACAACAGCGATATTACCCAACCTTGCTTACTCACCAGAGCAAACAGTGAGCAATTCCGGCAGGCGCAGCTTAAATGTCTGTTTGAGGATTTAAGAGAGTACGTTTATTACCCCGGTAGTTTCAGGCCTCTGGCGCTAATTGATAACCAGCAGCGGCAAAAAACATCTTATTACTATCACTGTGATATTAACGGCGCACCGCTGCGTTTAACGGATGCCGCCGGTCATATTGTCTGGTCGGAAAGAAGTGGTGTGTGGGGTGAGAAAGGAACGGTTTATGCTAATCAAATCCACAACCCACTCAGGTTTCAGGGGCAGTATTTTGACGAGGAAAGTGGTTTACACTATAACCGGTATCGGTATTATGATCCGGTTAGTGGGGGGTATGTTAGTCAGGATCCGATAGGGTTGGCGGGGGGACTGAATATATATGCTTACACACCAAATGCGTTAAGTTGGATCGATCCGCTTGGGTTGAGTTGTTCAACGGATGCAAAAAAATTAGGTGATAATTTAGGTAACAGACCGACGGTAAATTATCGTGCTCACCATATGGTCATGTCTAATTCTAAAGATGTACGTATGCGTTGGCTAAGAAGGAAAATGGATAATTTGGGTCTTGATATTAATGATGCAAAGAATGGTGTTTGGTTACCGAAAAATTCAGCTTCTAGGTTACCTAATACATCAGCTACAGCTCATGGTGGTGAAGGGGTTCATGGGAATGCTTATAAACAGTATGTTTGGGACGCATTAAAAGATACCAGAACTAAAGAGGAATTTGAAGCAGGCTTAGCTTCAATCAAAAATGCACTTGAAAATGGTATGATATTTCCTAGGGCGTAG
- the cyaY gene encoding iron donor protein CyaY has translation MNDTEFHQLAEKLMHNIEEAIDSIDSDADIDYEINGGVMSLSFENGTKIIINKQEPMHQVWLATKSGGYHFDYRDGQWFCDRSGQEFFSVLSEACTEQAGEEVYLRD, from the coding sequence ATGAATGATACTGAGTTTCATCAACTGGCCGAAAAACTGATGCATAACATCGAAGAAGCCATTGATAGCATCGATAGCGATGCCGACATCGATTATGAAATCAATGGTGGGGTGATGTCACTCTCTTTTGAGAATGGCACTAAGATTATCATTAACAAACAAGAGCCTATGCATCAAGTCTGGCTGGCAACCAAAAGCGGTGGATATCATTTTGACTATCGTGATGGTCAATGGTTTTGCGATCGCAGCGGTCAGGAGTTTTTCTCTGTGCTGTCGGAAGCCTGTACTGAACAGGCGGGTGAAGAGGTTTATTTGCGGGATTAG
- the lptM gene encoding LPS translocon maturation chaperone LptM, producing MNRFFRCSLLVLTTFWLAGCGLKGPLYMPTDEPPKKESPLKPTQSQPAQTENNTQGDKATKE from the coding sequence ATGAATAGATTTTTTCGTTGCTCACTCTTAGTACTGACAACCTTTTGGCTTGCTGGCTGCGGCTTGAAAGGGCCTTTATATATGCCAACAGACGAGCCACCTAAGAAGGAGTCTCCGCTAAAACCGACGCAATCACAACCTGCACAAACAGAAAATAATACTCAGGGTGATAAAGCGACCAAAGAGTAA
- the lysA gene encoding diaminopimelate decarboxylase, translated as MDYFNYKDGQLFAEDVPVAELAARFGTPLYIYSRATIERHWHAFNDALSGHPHLICYAIKANSNLAFLNILARLGSGFDIVSQGELERVLAAGGDPAKIVFSGVAKSEIEIRRALEVGIRCFNVESIPELHRINQIAGKMGVKAPISLRINPDVDAKTHPYISTGLKENKFGISYQKAREVYRLANDMPNIEVRGVDCHIGSQLTELSPFLDATDRLLVLLDQLKEDGIEIHHLDLGGGLGVRYDDETPPEPKEYAAALLQKLKGREGLELCFEPGRAIAANAGIMLATVEYLKDQDDHHFAIVDAGMNDLIRPALYEAWMKIIPVIEKPSGQHQTYDVVGPVCETSDFLGKNRELTLNQGDLLAVRSAGAYGFTMSSNYNTRCRPAEIMVDGAQAHVVREREIFEDLWRGEHLVK; from the coding sequence ATGGATTACTTTAATTACAAAGACGGGCAATTATTTGCCGAAGATGTACCGGTGGCAGAGCTGGCCGCTCGTTTTGGTACACCTCTTTATATCTATTCCCGGGCGACGATTGAGCGCCACTGGCATGCATTTAATGATGCGTTATCCGGTCACCCTCACCTGATTTGTTATGCGATTAAAGCCAACAGTAATCTGGCATTTCTGAATATTCTGGCTCGTTTAGGCTCCGGTTTTGACATTGTTTCGCAGGGTGAGCTGGAGCGCGTTCTGGCCGCTGGCGGCGATCCGGCTAAAATCGTGTTTTCTGGTGTAGCTAAATCAGAAATTGAAATTCGTCGGGCGCTGGAAGTGGGTATCCGTTGTTTTAATGTGGAATCTATTCCTGAATTACACCGCATCAATCAGATCGCGGGTAAGATGGGGGTAAAAGCACCCATCTCGTTACGCATTAATCCGGATGTGGATGCCAAAACTCACCCTTACATTTCTACCGGGTTAAAAGAAAATAAATTTGGTATCAGCTATCAAAAAGCGCGTGAGGTTTATCGATTAGCTAATGATATGCCAAATATTGAGGTCAGAGGTGTGGACTGTCACATCGGTTCTCAGCTTACTGAGCTTTCACCTTTTCTTGATGCTACCGATCGTTTATTGGTTTTGCTGGATCAGCTTAAAGAAGATGGCATTGAGATCCATCATCTGGATCTGGGCGGTGGATTGGGCGTACGCTATGACGATGAAACGCCACCAGAACCGAAAGAGTATGCCGCTGCCTTGCTACAAAAGCTGAAAGGGCGTGAAGGTTTAGAGCTTTGCTTTGAACCAGGACGTGCGATTGCCGCCAATGCCGGAATTATGCTGGCAACGGTAGAGTACCTGAAAGATCAGGACGATCACCATTTTGCCATTGTTGATGCAGGTATGAATGATCTGATCCGCCCTGCGTTGTATGAAGCATGGATGAAGATTATCCCGGTTATCGAAAAGCCATCAGGTCAGCATCAAACCTATGATGTAGTTGGTCCGGTGTGTGAAACCAGTGATTTTCTCGGTAAAAATCGTGAATTGACGCTGAATCAGGGTGATTTACTGGCGGTACGTAGCGCCGGAGCCTATGGTTTCACCATGAGTTCAAATTACAATACTCGCTGCCGTCCGGCAGAAATTATGGTTGATGGTGCTCAGGCTCATGTGGTGCGTGAGCGAGAGATTTTTGAAGATTTGTGGCGTGGTGAGCATTTGGTGAAATAA
- the dapF gene encoding diaminopimelate epimerase: MQFSKMHGLGNDFMVVDAVTQNVYFSPELIRRLADRHYGVGFDQLLVVEAPYDPDLDFHYRIFNADGSEVAQCGNGARCFARFVRLKGLTNKRDIRVSTQNGRMTLSVSEDDLVTVNMGEPDFDPSHVPFRAAKMEKTYIFRAAEHTVLCGVVSMGNPHCVLQVDNVETANVEELGPLLESHERFPERANIGFMQVIHRGSIRLRVYERGAGETQACGSGACAAVAVGIMQGVLDENVKVELPGGSLQISWKGPGHPLYMVGPASHVYDGFIHL; the protein is encoded by the coding sequence ATGCAATTCTCTAAAATGCATGGCTTGGGCAACGATTTTATGGTTGTCGATGCGGTGACACAAAACGTCTATTTTTCACCAGAGCTCATTCGCCGTCTGGCGGATCGCCATTATGGCGTTGGTTTCGACCAGTTGTTGGTGGTTGAGGCGCCTTACGATCCTGATTTAGATTTTCATTACCGGATATTTAACGCTGATGGCAGTGAAGTTGCTCAATGTGGTAATGGTGCCCGCTGCTTCGCTCGCTTTGTTCGTCTGAAAGGATTGACCAATAAGCGGGATATTCGGGTCAGTACGCAAAATGGTCGTATGACGCTCTCGGTCAGTGAAGACGATCTGGTTACCGTTAATATGGGCGAGCCTGATTTTGACCCATCCCATGTGCCTTTTCGTGCGGCAAAAATGGAGAAAACCTACATTTTTCGTGCCGCTGAACACACGGTGCTGTGTGGTGTAGTGTCGATGGGTAACCCACATTGCGTTTTACAGGTGGATAACGTGGAAACAGCCAATGTGGAAGAGTTAGGCCCCTTGTTAGAAAGCCATGAGCGTTTTCCTGAGCGTGCTAATATTGGTTTTATGCAGGTCATTCATCGCGGAAGCATTCGTTTGAGAGTCTATGAGCGCGGAGCCGGCGAAACCCAAGCCTGTGGCAGTGGCGCTTGTGCTGCTGTTGCTGTGGGTATTATGCAGGGTGTGCTTGACGAAAATGTGAAAGTTGAACTTCCCGGCGGAAGTTTACAGATAAGCTGGAAAGGTCCGGGGCATCCGCTGTATATGGTAGGGCCTGCTTCACATGTTTATGATGGGTTTATTCACCTATGA
- a CDS encoding DUF484 domain-containing protein, producing the protein MSQRKKKGSTSETPPVSLTDDMVSQYLLNNPDFFIRNARQIEQMRVPHPVRDSISLVEWQMGRQRNHIEQLEEEITLLMEQATTNEILFTRLINLQCQLVQADSLQDLLDRLRQWARSLGLVDATIRLFNEKWHLGAPSDFTHLSLPRQSFESMRIQRLGSRNQYLGPLNGPEILLLMPEAKMVGSVALSLLGKRGDLGMVIFTSRDPQHYQQGMGTLILDQLSLILPGLLSRWIEPV; encoded by the coding sequence ATGAGCCAGCGTAAAAAAAAGGGATCAACCTCGGAGACTCCGCCAGTCAGCCTTACCGATGACATGGTCAGTCAGTATCTGTTGAACAATCCTGATTTTTTTATCCGTAATGCCCGACAAATTGAGCAAATGCGGGTTCCTCACCCGGTGCGAGACAGCATCTCGTTAGTTGAATGGCAAATGGGCCGCCAGCGTAATCATATTGAACAGTTAGAAGAAGAGATTACGTTATTGATGGAGCAGGCAACCACCAATGAGATTCTGTTTACCCGACTGATTAATCTGCAATGCCAGCTGGTGCAGGCCGATAGCCTGCAAGATTTATTAGATCGCTTACGGCAATGGGCCCGTTCTCTGGGGCTGGTAGATGCCACCATTCGTCTGTTTAATGAGAAATGGCATCTGGGTGCTCCTTCGGATTTCACCCATCTTTCCCTGCCTCGCCAGTCATTTGAATCGATGCGCATTCAGCGGCTGGGTAGCCGTAATCAATATTTAGGTCCACTGAATGGCCCGGAAATTCTGTTGTTAATGCCTGAGGCTAAAATGGTCGGTTCGGTTGCGTTATCCCTGTTAGGAAAAAGAGGGGATTTAGGTATGGTGATATTTACCAGCCGCGATCCTCAGCATTACCAGCAAGGCATGGGTACACTGATACTCGATCAGCTCAGCCTGATTCTGCCCGGTCTGTTATCCCGATGGATAGAGCCGGTATGA
- the xerC gene encoding tyrosine recombinase XerC translates to MTEHHDELGCSSLQNPVDSFLRYLRVERQLSPYTLKSYQRQLAALIALLVDIGLTDWTRLDAAGVRMLVTRSKRSGLESASLALRLSALRSFLDWMIGQGQITANPAKGISTPRKGRHLPKNMDVDEVNHLLDIDLNDPLAVRDRTMLELMYGAGLRLSELVGLDCRQVNLESGEIRVVGKGSKERKLPIGRMAVTWLNRWLPMREFYAPDDDALFVSKHGNRISARNVEKRFAEWGVKQGVNSHVHPHKLRHSFATHMLESSGDLRAVQELLGHANLSTTQIYTHLDFQHLSSVYDAAHPRAKRGKS, encoded by the coding sequence ATGACAGAACATCATGATGAATTAGGTTGCTCATCTTTACAGAATCCCGTCGATAGTTTTCTGCGTTACCTGCGGGTCGAGCGCCAGCTCAGTCCCTATACTCTAAAAAGCTACCAGCGGCAGCTGGCGGCGCTTATTGCTTTATTGGTTGATATTGGATTGACGGACTGGACTCGACTGGATGCTGCGGGTGTAAGGATGCTGGTCACGCGCAGCAAACGTTCTGGCCTGGAGTCTGCCAGCCTGGCGCTTCGGCTCTCCGCCCTGCGCAGTTTTCTGGACTGGATGATTGGTCAGGGGCAAATCACCGCCAATCCGGCGAAAGGAATTTCAACGCCACGTAAAGGGCGTCATCTACCGAAAAACATGGATGTGGATGAAGTGAATCATCTGCTGGATATCGACTTAAACGATCCTCTGGCCGTCAGAGATCGCACCATGTTAGAGCTGATGTATGGCGCAGGTCTGCGTCTGTCTGAGTTGGTTGGTTTAGATTGCCGTCAGGTAAATCTGGAGTCCGGAGAAATTCGGGTGGTGGGTAAAGGCAGTAAAGAGCGTAAATTACCTATCGGAAGAATGGCAGTAACCTGGCTCAATCGCTGGCTACCTATGCGTGAGTTTTATGCACCGGATGATGATGCGCTGTTTGTCTCAAAACACGGCAACCGAATTTCAGCGCGTAATGTGGAAAAGCGTTTTGCTGAATGGGGCGTTAAGCAGGGGGTGAATAGCCATGTTCATCCGCATAAGCTGCGGCACTCTTTTGCTACTCATATGTTAGAGTCCAGTGGAGACCTGCGAGCCGTGCAAGAGCTGCTGGGACATGCTAACCTCTCCACAACCCAAATCTATACCCATTTGGATTTTCAGCATTTAAGCTCGGTATACGATGCTGCTCATCCACGCGCCAAGAGAGGGAAATCCTGA
- the yigB gene encoding 5-amino-6-(5-phospho-D-ribitylamino)uracil phosphatase YigB produces MHFYRPLGPIKALTFDLDDTLYDNRPVIERTEREVVSFMQQQFPQVADLSREGFNRIRHQLLEQEPDIYHDVSEWRRRAFETTLQVHGYSDNDARQGAEVTMEHFSYWRSRIDVPESTHTTLSLLATQYPLVAVTNGNANPHMFGLSDYFQLVLRAGPDGRAKPFGDMYLNAARQLKLAPETILHVGDDLITDVAGAIRHGLQACWINDRERNIMHEPTGCLLPHIEISRLESLCRLI; encoded by the coding sequence ATGCATTTTTATCGACCACTGGGACCGATCAAAGCACTGACCTTCGATCTTGATGATACGCTGTATGATAATCGCCCGGTTATTGAGCGCACTGAACGTGAAGTTGTGAGCTTTATGCAGCAACAGTTTCCCCAGGTTGCTGACTTAAGCCGTGAAGGATTTAATCGAATTCGCCACCAATTGTTGGAGCAGGAACCTGATATCTATCACGATGTCAGCGAATGGCGCCGCCGGGCATTTGAGACCACATTACAGGTTCATGGTTATAGCGATAATGATGCCCGACAAGGGGCAGAAGTCACCATGGAACATTTTAGTTACTGGCGTAGCCGTATTGATGTACCCGAATCCACCCACACCACATTGAGCCTGCTGGCTACACAGTATCCATTAGTCGCCGTCACTAACGGTAATGCAAATCCGCATATGTTCGGTCTGAGTGATTATTTTCAACTGGTGTTACGCGCCGGGCCGGATGGCCGGGCAAAGCCGTTTGGCGATATGTATCTGAATGCCGCCCGGCAGCTTAAATTAGCACCAGAAACTATTTTGCATGTCGGGGATGATTTGATTACTGACGTTGCCGGGGCAATACGCCATGGCCTTCAGGCATGCTGGATTAACGATCGCGAAAGAAACATTATGCATGAACCAACCGGCTGTTTATTACCTCATATTGAAATTTCCCGGTTGGAATCGTTGTGTCGATTGATATAA